The Candidatus Vesicomyosocius sp. SY067_SCS001 genome includes a window with the following:
- the rpoC gene encoding DNA-directed RNA polymerase subunit beta', whose protein sequence is MRDLLKIHKLEQKEQDFDAIRVGLASPEKIRSWSYGEVKKPETINYRTFKPEREGLFCAKVFGPMKDFECLCGKYKRMKFRNVVCEKCGVEVTYSKVRRERMGHIELAAPVAHIWYLKSLPSRLGLLMDMTLKDIERVLYFEAFLVTDPGSTPLVHKQLLTEEMYFDALDEYGDDEFEAKMGAEAIQDVLSDMKLEVEAANLREDSLNTKSQTKLKKYNKRLKLVNSLIQSGNKPEWMVLKVLPILPSDLRPLVPLDGGRFATSDLNDLYRRVINRNNRLARLLELDAPEIIVRNEKRMLQEAVDSLIDNGRRGRAVMGNNRRPLKSISDMIKGKQGRFRQNLLGKRVDYSGRSVIVCGPYLKLHQCGLPKKMALELFKPFIYNRLQTKGLASTIKAAKKMVESESPEVWDILERVVHQHPVLLNRAPTLHRLGIQAFEPLLIEGKAIQLHPLVCGAFNADFDGDQMAVHVPLSEEAQLEARTLMLASNNVLHLASGEPIIVPSQDVILGLYYMTREMINQKGEGLIFVNATEALNAYESDSVTLHAKVKLRIQDYQKVNGKFEPSSKRIVDTTVGRAIFSRILPNGLSFNLINEAISKKVVSNLIHVCYRTQELKQTVMFADQMMYMGFQYSTKSGISFCSNDMIIPDSKAEMIEQAEIQVKDIQEQFSKGVVTDGERYNKVIDIWSRTSEKVAKAMMDEIGFENFTDVDGKIQKLASFNSVYMMADSGARGSPAQMRQLSGMRGLMAKPDGSIIETPITSNFREGLNNMQYFISTHGARKGLADTALKTANSGYLTRRLVDVGQDLVITENDCGTDNGLIMKAVIDGGNIVQTLGTATLGRVTAEDVLMPDSVEVFLEKGHLVSLDDSDKINELGIESIKVRSSITCDTRYGVCSSCYGNDMARGHKIGVGEAIGVIAAQSIGEPGTQLTMRTFHIGGAASASTAVSSINVNTDGIAHFENLKSITNENNDLVVISRSSEVTIRNNKGQEVERYKIPYGAIVHVQEGGAVTAKDKISDWDPHTHPIISEQAGRVIFVDFVEGMTVNKNTDPLTGLTFFEMIDEAERSTAAKGLKPLIKMVEENDSEVVLSTHYLPSTVKINLDDNQVIKAGGVLAKIPKDLSKTSDITGGLPRVADLFEARKAKDHSILAEATGVISFGNSTKSKDRLIITSSEGKATEMMIHKWSQINVFDGETIEKGDVISDGPSNPHDILRLLGVEALANYVVREVQNVYRLQGVNISDKHIEVIVKQMLRKVEILDAGDSSFVNGETAEYGRVIEMNYQLEAQGKDLINYQRLLMGITKASLATESFISAASFQETTRVLTEASTTGRVDTLQGLKENVIVGRLIPAGTGFKHHQVRRAQYVESITTQTVDAQQALSDQLKEAEEQT, encoded by the coding sequence ATGAGAGATTTATTAAAAATTCATAAGTTAGAGCAAAAAGAGCAAGATTTTGATGCAATTAGAGTTGGACTAGCTTCTCCTGAGAAGATTCGTTCATGGTCATATGGTGAGGTTAAAAAGCCTGAAACTATTAATTATCGTACATTTAAGCCTGAAAGAGAAGGTTTATTTTGTGCTAAGGTATTTGGACCAATGAAAGATTTTGAATGTTTGTGTGGTAAGTACAAGCGTATGAAATTTCGCAATGTTGTGTGTGAAAAATGTGGGGTTGAAGTAACTTATTCTAAGGTTCGTCGTGAACGAATGGGTCATATCGAATTAGCAGCACCAGTCGCGCATATTTGGTATTTAAAATCTTTGCCTTCACGTTTGGGGTTATTGATGGATATGACACTTAAGGATATTGAACGTGTACTTTATTTTGAAGCATTCTTGGTGACTGATCCGGGCTCAACACCACTTGTTCATAAGCAGCTATTAACTGAAGAAATGTATTTTGACGCATTAGATGAATATGGTGATGATGAGTTTGAAGCGAAAATGGGTGCGGAAGCTATTCAAGATGTTTTGTCTGATATGAAACTTGAGGTTGAGGCGGCTAATTTACGTGAAGATAGTTTAAATACAAAAAGTCAAACTAAACTTAAAAAGTATAATAAACGTCTTAAATTGGTTAATTCATTAATCCAATCTGGCAATAAACCTGAATGGATGGTATTGAAAGTATTACCAATTCTTCCATCTGATTTACGTCCCTTAGTGCCATTAGATGGTGGTCGTTTTGCAACTTCAGACCTTAATGACTTATATCGTCGTGTGATTAACCGTAATAATCGCTTAGCACGTTTATTAGAGCTAGATGCTCCTGAAATTATTGTTCGTAATGAAAAGCGTATGTTACAAGAGGCGGTAGACTCATTAATTGATAATGGTCGTCGTGGTCGTGCTGTGATGGGTAATAATCGTCGTCCTTTGAAGTCTATATCAGATATGATTAAGGGTAAGCAAGGACGTTTCCGTCAAAATTTATTAGGTAAACGGGTTGATTATTCAGGCCGTTCAGTGATTGTTTGTGGGCCTTACCTTAAGTTACATCAGTGTGGTCTACCTAAGAAAATGGCATTAGAATTATTTAAGCCATTTATTTATAATAGGCTACAAACTAAAGGTTTAGCCTCAACTATTAAAGCTGCAAAGAAAATGGTTGAAAGCGAATCACCAGAAGTGTGGGATATTTTAGAGAGAGTCGTGCATCAACATCCAGTTTTACTAAATCGTGCCCCAACATTACACCGTTTGGGCATTCAAGCATTTGAGCCATTACTGATTGAAGGCAAAGCTATTCAGTTACATCCACTTGTGTGTGGTGCGTTTAATGCTGATTTTGATGGTGATCAAATGGCAGTACATGTACCTTTATCTGAAGAGGCACAATTAGAAGCAAGAACATTAATGTTGGCTTCTAACAATGTATTACATCTTGCTAGTGGTGAACCTATTATTGTTCCATCGCAAGATGTTATCTTAGGTCTTTATTATATGACTCGTGAGATGATTAATCAAAAAGGTGAGGGCCTAATTTTTGTAAATGCAACTGAAGCGCTTAATGCTTATGAGTCTGATAGTGTTACCTTGCATGCAAAGGTGAAACTACGTATTCAAGATTATCAGAAAGTTAATGGTAAGTTTGAACCAAGTTCTAAACGTATTGTTGATACTACAGTAGGTCGTGCTATTTTTTCAAGAATTTTGCCAAATGGTTTGTCGTTTAATTTAATCAATGAAGCTATTAGTAAGAAAGTAGTTTCTAATCTAATTCATGTTTGTTATCGTACTCAAGAACTAAAGCAAACAGTTATGTTTGCTGACCAAATGATGTATATGGGCTTTCAATATTCAACCAAATCAGGTATTTCATTTTGTTCAAATGATATGATTATTCCAGATTCTAAAGCTGAAATGATCGAACAAGCAGAAATCCAAGTTAAAGATATTCAAGAGCAATTTTCCAAAGGTGTTGTGACTGATGGTGAACGTTATAATAAGGTGATTGATATTTGGTCACGTACTTCTGAAAAAGTGGCAAAAGCCATGATGGATGAAATTGGTTTTGAAAATTTTACTGATGTTGATGGCAAGATTCAGAAGCTTGCCTCGTTTAATTCGGTTTACATGATGGCTGATTCAGGTGCTAGAGGTTCTCCTGCACAAATGCGTCAATTATCAGGTATGCGTGGATTAATGGCAAAGCCAGATGGGTCAATTATTGAAACACCAATTACATCTAATTTTCGTGAAGGCCTAAACAATATGCAATACTTTATTTCTACGCACGGTGCACGTAAAGGATTAGCTGATACAGCCCTGAAAACAGCAAATTCTGGTTATTTGACTAGACGTTTGGTAGATGTTGGACAAGATTTGGTTATTACTGAAAACGATTGTGGTACTGATAATGGTTTGATTATGAAGGCAGTAATTGATGGTGGTAATATTGTACAAACCTTAGGTACAGCAACCTTGGGTCGAGTAACAGCTGAAGATGTGTTAATGCCTGATTCAGTAGAGGTGTTTTTAGAAAAAGGTCATTTAGTATCTTTGGATGATTCAGATAAGATTAATGAATTAGGCATTGAATCGATTAAAGTACGTTCTTCTATTACTTGCGATACACGTTATGGTGTGTGCTCATCATGCTATGGCAATGATATGGCACGTGGTCATAAAATTGGTGTAGGTGAGGCAATTGGTGTTATTGCAGCACAATCCATTGGTGAACCAGGTACACAGTTAACTATGCGCACTTTCCATATTGGCGGTGCTGCATCTGCTTCTACTGCAGTCAGTAGTATTAATGTTAATACTGATGGTATTGCACATTTTGAAAATTTAAAATCAATTACTAATGAAAATAATGATTTAGTGGTCATTTCTCGTTCTTCTGAAGTAACGATTCGTAATAACAAAGGTCAAGAGGTTGAACGTTATAAAATCCCTTATGGTGCAATTGTACATGTACAAGAAGGCGGTGCAGTTACAGCAAAAGATAAGATTTCTGATTGGGACCCTCATACACATCCTATTATTTCTGAGCAAGCAGGTCGCGTTATTTTTGTAGATTTTGTTGAGGGAATGACAGTTAATAAAAATACTGATCCATTGACAGGTTTAACGTTCTTTGAGATGATTGATGAAGCTGAAAGATCAACAGCAGCAAAGGGGTTAAAGCCGTTAATTAAAATGGTTGAGGAAAATGATTCTGAAGTTGTATTGTCAACACATTATCTACCATCGACTGTTAAGATTAATCTAGATGATAATCAAGTGATTAAAGCAGGTGGAGTATTAGCTAAAATCCCTAAAGATTTGTCTAAAACAAGTGATATTACAGGTGGTTTGCCACGTGTTGCTGATTTATTCGAAGCACGTAAGGCTAAAGATCATTCCATTCTTGCAGAGGCAACTGGTGTTATTAGTTTTGGCAACTCTACTAAATCTAAAGATCGTTTAATTATTACTAGTTCAGAAGGTAAAGCTACTGAAATGATGATCCATAAATGGAGTCAAATTAATGTATTTGATGGTGAGACGATTGAAAAAGGTGATGTAATTTCAGACGGGCCATCTAATCCGCATGATATTTTACGCCTATTAGGCGTTGAAGCATTGGCTAATTATGTTGTTAGAGAAGTACAAAATGTATATCGGTTACAAGGTGTTAATATTTCTGATAAGCATATTGAGGTGATTGTTAAACAAATGTTACGTAAAGTTGAAATTCTTGATGCAGGAGATTCGTCATTTGTTAATGGTGAAACTGCTGAATATGGAAGAGTGATCGAAATGAACTATCAACTAGAAGCACAGGGAAAGGATTTGATTAATTATCAAAGGCTGCTAATGGGTATTACTAAAGCATCTTTAGCAACTGAATCGTTTATTTCTGCTGCTTCGTTTCAAGAAACAACTCGTGTTCTGACAGAAGCTTCAACAACAGGACGTGTAGATACACTCCAAGGTTTGAAAGAGAATGTGATTGTGGGTCGATTGATTCCAGCAGGTACAGGCTTTAAACATCATCAAGTGCGTCGTGCTCAATATGTTGAAAGTATTACTACGCAAACAGTTGATGCACAACAAGCATTATCTGATCAATTAAAGGAAGCAGAGGAACAAACGTAA
- the rpoB gene encoding DNA-directed RNA polymerase subunit beta has translation MAYSFTEKKRIRNNFGSRESILTEPDLLAIQIDSFNSFIQADNKTKQDIGLHSVLQSVFPITAVNGYAQIEYVDYQLKEPKFNVEECKLRGVTFASTLRVKLNLVLFDKNGSTLKKKRKVKQIIEEDVYLGQLPLMTETGTFVINGTERVVVSQLHRSPGVIFEHDKGKTHSSGKILFSSRIIPYRGSWLDFEYDHHEHLYVRIDRRRKLPVTTLLRAMGLSSEDILETFFEKTSVKLKAKSCDLSMLPTHLQRTIAEFDIVVNQDIVVEKGRRITAKHVKLLGKAGIKSINAPLEYLLDKVICADIIDKDTGEILISANIVISEEVLELLNTNKVKKIEILYINSSETGAYISDTLRLDETQTEIEARMSIYHVMRPGEPATEDAVNLLFNNLFFKNDRYDLSKVGRMKLNRRLGISRETGEHVLTNDDIIRVIKLLINIKDGNDSVDDIDTLANRRVRAIGEMIENQFRIGLVRVEKAVREGLNLAETDELTPQDLINSKPVSAAVREFFGSSQLSQFMDQVNPLSGVTHKRRISALGPGGLTRERAGFEVRDVHPSHYGRLCPIETPEGPNIGLINTLAVYAKTNSYGFLETPYQIVKNGKVSKEVIYVSAIDEITHTIAQANALVDDRGKLMDDLISCRHKNEFVLVDSSKVTLIDIDSKQISSVAASLIPFLEHDDANRALMGSNMQRQAVPVLKAEKPLVGTGIERVVAKDSRVCVTAKHSGVVEAVDASRIVIRVDSKKTKANELGVDIYNLTKYSRSNQNTCINQKPLVRTGDKITVGDILADGPSTDMGELALGQNMKIAFMPWNGYNFEDSILISEKVVQEDRYTTIHIEELTAYSRDTKLGPEEITSDIPNVSESALSKLDEVGVVYVGARVKGGDILVGKVTPKTETVLSPEEKLLRAIFGEKANNVKDSSLRIGASKSGVVIDVQVFTRDRVEKDIRALSIDAERLERIKKDIDDEFSIIDGDIFRRIRLKLLGNVLSKSIGDIRIGERLSTKLMKKFDNKDIAKFKVENATVNKEVAVLVKQAKAKKVEFEKFFKKEKAKINEGAELPPGVMKMVKVYVATRKTLQVGDKMAGRHGNKGVISRVSPVEDMPYLADGSTIDIVLNPLGVPSRMNVGQVLEVHLGYAAKGLGHKIAAILDEKRSDMVQQIRVFLDKVYNLHGKKEDLTLFSNEEIIELANNLREGVPMATPVFDGIREKDIKSLLRLADLPESGQEQLYDGRTGEPFDRHITVGYMHMLKLNHLVDDKMHARSTGPYSLVTQQPLSGKAQFGGQRFGEMEVWALEAYGAAHTLREMLTVKSDDVAGRAKMYKSIVDGKNLTESVMPESFNVLVKEIRSLGIDVELEQH, from the coding sequence ATGGCTTATTCATTTACCGAAAAAAAGCGAATTAGAAATAACTTTGGTTCTAGAGAATCAATATTGACTGAACCAGATTTATTAGCAATCCAAATTGATTCATTTAACAGTTTTATCCAAGCGGATAATAAAACCAAGCAAGATATTGGTTTGCATAGCGTTCTTCAATCAGTATTTCCGATTACTGCGGTTAATGGCTATGCTCAAATTGAGTATGTTGATTATCAATTAAAAGAACCTAAATTTAATGTTGAAGAATGTAAGTTACGCGGTGTAACATTTGCATCTACATTGCGTGTTAAATTAAATTTGGTTTTATTTGATAAAAATGGTTCAACTTTGAAGAAAAAGCGTAAAGTTAAGCAAATTATTGAAGAAGATGTTTATTTAGGGCAATTACCGCTAATGACTGAAACAGGTACTTTTGTTATTAATGGCACTGAACGTGTTGTTGTGTCTCAATTACACAGATCTCCTGGTGTTATTTTTGAACATGATAAAGGTAAAACACATTCTTCAGGTAAAATTTTATTTTCTTCACGCATTATCCCTTACCGTGGTTCATGGTTGGATTTTGAATATGACCATCATGAGCATTTGTATGTTCGAATTGACAGACGTAGAAAATTACCAGTTACTACTTTGTTACGTGCTATGGGTTTAAGTAGTGAGGATATACTTGAGACCTTTTTTGAAAAGACTTCCGTTAAATTAAAAGCTAAATCATGTGATTTAAGTATGTTACCGACTCATTTACAACGTACGATTGCAGAATTTGATATTGTTGTTAATCAAGATATAGTGGTTGAGAAAGGTCGTAGAATTACTGCTAAGCATGTTAAATTATTGGGGAAAGCAGGTATTAAATCAATCAATGCTCCGTTAGAGTATTTACTTGATAAGGTGATCTGTGCTGATATTATTGATAAAGACACAGGTGAAATTTTAATATCAGCTAATATTGTTATTTCTGAAGAAGTATTGGAGTTATTAAATACTAATAAAGTTAAGAAAATAGAAATTCTTTACATTAATTCATCTGAAACAGGTGCTTATATTTCAGATACATTACGTTTAGATGAAACTCAAACTGAGATTGAAGCCCGTATGTCTATCTATCATGTGATGCGTCCTGGCGAACCTGCTACTGAAGATGCAGTTAATTTATTATTTAATAATTTATTTTTCAAAAACGATCGCTATGATCTATCAAAAGTAGGTCGTATGAAGCTTAATCGCCGTCTAGGTATCTCACGTGAAACAGGTGAACATGTATTAACTAATGACGATATTATTAGAGTAATTAAATTACTAATTAATATTAAAGATGGTAATGATTCTGTTGATGATATTGATACATTAGCCAATAGGCGTGTGAGAGCAATTGGTGAAATGATTGAAAATCAATTTAGGATTGGTCTTGTTAGGGTTGAAAAAGCGGTAAGAGAAGGTTTGAATTTAGCTGAAACAGATGAATTAACTCCACAAGATTTGATCAATTCGAAGCCTGTATCTGCAGCAGTTAGGGAATTTTTTGGATCCTCTCAATTATCTCAATTTATGGATCAAGTGAATCCTTTATCTGGAGTTACTCATAAGCGTCGTATTTCTGCTTTGGGTCCTGGAGGGTTAACTCGTGAACGTGCTGGTTTTGAAGTACGTGATGTTCATCCTTCGCACTATGGTCGTTTGTGTCCAATTGAAACACCAGAAGGCCCTAATATTGGTTTGATTAATACATTAGCTGTTTATGCTAAGACAAACAGTTATGGTTTTTTAGAAACACCTTATCAAATAGTTAAAAATGGTAAGGTGAGTAAAGAAGTAATTTATGTTTCAGCTATTGATGAAATCACACATACAATTGCACAAGCAAATGCATTAGTGGATGATAGAGGTAAATTAATGGATGATCTTATTTCTTGTCGTCATAAGAATGAATTTGTTTTAGTAGATTCATCAAAAGTAACACTAATTGATATTGATTCTAAGCAAATTTCATCAGTGGCAGCATCACTTATTCCTTTTTTGGAGCATGATGATGCTAATCGTGCGTTGATGGGTTCAAACATGCAACGACAAGCTGTTCCTGTGTTAAAAGCTGAAAAACCATTAGTTGGTACAGGTATTGAACGTGTTGTAGCGAAGGATTCTCGTGTTTGTGTCACTGCTAAACATAGTGGTGTAGTTGAAGCAGTAGATGCATCACGCATCGTTATTCGTGTAGATTCTAAGAAGACTAAAGCGAATGAACTGGGGGTTGATATTTACAACTTGACTAAGTATTCACGTTCCAATCAAAATACCTGTATTAATCAAAAGCCATTAGTCAGAACAGGTGACAAGATTACTGTTGGAGATATCTTGGCAGATGGTCCATCGACTGATATGGGTGAGTTAGCATTAGGTCAGAATATGAAGATTGCTTTTATGCCTTGGAACGGCTATAACTTTGAAGATTCAATTTTAATTTCAGAAAAGGTTGTTCAAGAAGACCGTTATACAACAATTCACATTGAAGAATTAACAGCTTATTCTCGTGATACTAAGTTAGGTCCTGAGGAAATTACTTCAGATATTCCAAATGTAAGTGAGTCAGCATTGTCTAAGTTAGATGAAGTAGGTGTTGTTTATGTAGGAGCTCGTGTTAAAGGTGGTGATATTTTGGTAGGTAAAGTAACTCCTAAGACTGAAACAGTACTTTCTCCTGAGGAGAAATTACTCAGAGCTATCTTTGGTGAAAAGGCTAATAATGTTAAAGATTCATCATTACGTATTGGTGCTTCTAAATCAGGTGTTGTTATTGATGTACAGGTGTTTACACGTGACCGTGTAGAAAAAGATATTAGAGCGTTAAGTATTGATGCAGAACGTTTAGAGAGAATTAAAAAAGATATTGATGATGAATTTAGTATTATTGATGGTGATATTTTTCGTCGCATTCGTTTGAAACTTTTAGGTAATGTACTAAGTAAATCTATCGGTGATATTAGAATAGGTGAGAGATTAAGTACAAAATTGATGAAAAAATTTGATAATAAAGACATTGCCAAGTTTAAAGTTGAAAACGCAACTGTGAATAAAGAAGTAGCAGTACTGGTTAAACAAGCCAAAGCTAAGAAAGTTGAGTTTGAGAAATTCTTTAAAAAAGAAAAAGCTAAAATTAACGAAGGTGCAGAATTACCACCAGGTGTTATGAAGATGGTTAAGGTTTACGTAGCAACCCGTAAAACACTGCAGGTAGGCGATAAGATGGCTGGACGCCATGGAAATAAAGGTGTAATTTCACGTGTATCTCCAGTTGAAGACATGCCCTATCTTGCAGATGGCTCTACTATAGATATCGTACTTAATCCGTTAGGAGTGCCATCACGCATGAATGTAGGTCAAGTACTAGAGGTTCATTTAGGTTATGCTGCTAAAGGTTTAGGCCATAAAATTGCTGCTATATTAGATGAAAAACGTTCTGATATGGTTCAACAGATTAGAGTATTTTTAGACAAGGTTTACAACCTTCATGGTAAGAAAGAAGATTTAACATTATTTAGTAATGAAGAAATTATTGAATTAGCTAATAATCTTCGTGAAGGTGTGCCAATGGCAACACCAGTGTTTGACGGTATTAGAGAGAAAGATATTAAATCATTGCTTAGATTGGCCGATTTGCCAGAGTCTGGTCAAGAACAATTATATGATGGTCGTACAGGTGAACCATTTGATCGTCATATAACAGTCGGTTATATGCATATGTTAAAACTAAACCATTTAGTTGATGATAAGATGCATGCACGTTCTACTGGTCCTTACTCATTAGTAACACAACAACCGCTTAGTGGTAAAGCCCAGTTTGGTGGACAAAGGTTTGGCGAAATGGAAGTGTGGGCATTAGAAGCTTATGGTGCGGCACACACATTGCGCGAGATGCTAACAGTTAAATCTGATGATGTTGCAGGACGAGCAAAAATGTACAAGAGTATTGTTGATGGTAAGAATTTAACAGAATCAGTCATGCCAGAATCGTTTAATGTTTTGGTGAAAGAGATTCGTTCGTTAGGTATTGATGTTGAGTTAGAACAACACTAA
- the rplL gene encoding 50S ribosomal protein L7/L12 yields MAKLTNEDILNVIADMSVMDVVELVSAMEEKFGVSATAVTPVAVVADVDNTVLEKDEFDVMLISFGEKKVAVIKAVRSITGLGLKESKDMVESAPVVIKEGASKTEAEDIERQLKEVGASVELK; encoded by the coding sequence ATGGCTAAATTAACCAATGAAGATATTTTAAATGTAATTGCCGATATGTCGGTAATGGATGTTGTTGAATTAGTGTCAGCAATGGAAGAAAAATTTGGTGTATCTGCAACGGCAGTAACACCAGTTGCGGTAGTAGCAGATGTGGATAATACAGTGCTTGAAAAAGATGAGTTTGATGTTATGTTAATCTCATTTGGAGAGAAAAAAGTTGCTGTTATCAAGGCAGTGCGTAGTATTACTGGACTAGGTCTTAAGGAATCTAAAGATATGGTTGAATCTGCACCGGTAGTAATTAAAGAGGGTGCATCTAAGACAGAAGCTGAAGATATAGAAAGGCAACTTAAAGAAGTTGGTGCTAGCGTAGAATTAAAATAA
- the rplJ gene encoding 50S ribosomal protein L10: MALNLMAKKAVVAQVNLLARVSVSVGVAEYCGLTVEQMTNLRSSAIDADVVLRVVKNSLAKRALVSTKCECVLPILSGPVILGFSQQDLGAVARVFKDFIKENKDLVVKGLGVSGEFVESNQLKRIADLPTRDQAISIIMALMLAPVEKLARTLIEVPTKVTRVVKAVCDQKKS; the protein is encoded by the coding sequence ATGGCTCTAAATTTGATGGCAAAAAAGGCAGTTGTTGCACAAGTAAATTTGCTAGCAAGAGTGTCAGTTTCTGTCGGTGTTGCTGAGTATTGTGGATTGACAGTTGAGCAAATGACTAATTTGCGCTCAAGTGCGATTGATGCTGATGTGGTTTTACGTGTTGTAAAAAATTCATTAGCAAAAAGAGCATTGGTAAGTACAAAATGCGAATGTGTATTGCCTATTCTTAGTGGACCAGTTATTTTAGGTTTTTCACAGCAAGATCTAGGTGCAGTAGCACGAGTATTTAAAGACTTTATTAAAGAAAATAAGGATTTAGTCGTTAAGGGTTTGGGTGTTTCAGGCGAATTTGTAGAGTCAAATCAGCTTAAACGTATTGCAGACTTACCAACCAGAGATCAAGCAATTAGCATCATAATGGCATTAATGTTAGCACCAGTTGAGAAACTAGCTAGAACATTAATTGAGGTTCCAACGAAAGTAACTCGAGTAGTGAAAGCAGTTTGTGACCAAAAGAAATCATAA